In the genome of Candidatus Neomarinimicrobiota bacterium, the window CAAGGGCCCGCTCTTCCAGTTTGAATCGAGCGTCGCGTATATGCGCAGCTTGCAGGAAGATCCGCCAGAGAAAAGTGGCTATCGCTTATTGAGTGTGACCGAGAGCAACGACAGTGTTTCCATCTTCTACGAGTATCAGAAAAGAGAGGGGCCAATCACGATTGCCCAGTCCTTTAGAATCGCCAATCGTAAGATTAGCGAGATCCTGTTGGTATTTGATACAAGAGAATTCGCCTAACGGTAAAGCTAAGCAGTGAGTGTCACGGAGCGAGGCGAGTCAGCTTGAGCGATTTGTTATGTGTTTCTTTCATTTCTTTATTGGTATTTCGCTCTAAAATCTATGATCGTTTATTTTTCTGCAACACCTCTTCTATCTCAAATGTAAGTTTACCTGGTCCCTGAACAAACGCAATTCTGACACCCCATGGTTTATTTTCTGGTTCTTGTATTGAAATTGCTCCTCTCGCTATCACATCTTCATAATCGTGATCACAATCTTTACTCCCAAAGGCAATTGTTGATGGAACGTCTTCTTCAGAATCATTTATTATGATAGCAATTGACCCAAAGGTAAACATCGACATTTCATGATCTTCCTCAACGGGCGTTACATACCAAACTTTTTTTAACCACTCAACCGCTTTGGATCTGTTTTTAACATAAACATGAAAGTGAGAAATTTCCATAGATTAACCTTTCCCCAAATTTTTTGACCGGTTGATTTGCGAATCTACTCTTAAATTCATGCCGCGAAAGGTATCCCAAAGAGCTATGATGGTCTCTTAGAATTTTAATTATCCTCATATTTTACACATAACTTGTATTACATACCTTAATCGTAATATAACCCGTGAACCTCCGACTGGACTTCGGCAAAATATACCGAAGACACTCTATTTCGGTCTCCGTCAGTTCTTCATTCACTTCAACCCGCCTCAGAAGTGAAACTGTCCTAACCATATTGACCCCTTGCCATTTAATCAAGCCCGAAAGAAAAAGGTCATGCAAAAAAGTGTGAAATGTCAGCACATGACATCTGATATCGTCCCTTAAATCATTTTGCTGATATTTACCGAATTTTTCTACCCATTTTTGCCTCTTTTTGACCATTGGGGAAGATATGAGTCGCCCCTCATTCAGGGGACTTATCGTCAAGAATCGTCACCGAGCCCGCCGAGGCTCGAACTCGGGAACAACGGCTAAGAAGACAGTTGACCTGCCGTCGAGAAAAGCAAAAACGTCGCGGTAAAACGTTAACAAGGAATTCGGACTCTCCAAAAGAGAAGCAGTAGAAGTCCCTGCGTCGGGTTATGAGCCCTTCGATTATCTAATAAAAACAATATCTTAAGATGCCACTGTGCCCTGAGTGTGCCTCACTGCTGAAATAGTTGGCATCTGCCAACCTGAGAGAAAGCCCCACGGGTCGAGAGATCGGTGAGGCTTTTAAATTGGCGGTCAGATAGCAGTGGATTTTCAGTTCATGGCTATCCTGTCGGTACATGAAAAATAAGGCCGGCAAACGGGGCAGGAATTTGACCCATAGTGACCAGCGTCGACCAGGCTGTACGCTTCGGATGAGGCGTGAACTAAACCATGGAAACGGAAATGTGGCTCATGGTTCTAGACCCAAGTAGCTCACAATGCTTTGACGACATACACCGTGATGAATGCGATATGTTCGATTCAGAGACGATGGACCAAATCTATCCCCAGAACGTTCAACGGGCTCCGTTTTATTGGGAATAGTCTAGGCAAAAACTCTCAATGCTTATGAGTACAATCTTTTTCTCCTCGACAAAGAGAAATATTGACCAATTGTTCAATATTTAGCTTGACTTATTGACCGTACGATTGGTAAATTAAAGTCGGAAATCGATATTATGGCCCGCCCAAAAGATAGCACCCGAGTAAAAGCAGCCGAAAACCGGCAGAAAATTTTAGAATCGGCCATGGACACCTTCGCCGAGAACGGATATGAAGGGGCCAGTATGCGCCAGATTGCCTATGTGGCCGGCGTCAATACGTACATGCTTTACTATCATTTTGAGAAAAAGAAGACTCTGTTTGAGCAGGTCCTTAAATCTGTGACCGGCCAGGTATTCTCCGAGCTCGGGAAGGGAATTGGGGATGCTGAGGATCTGGAATCAGCCATCGGCAAGGTGTATGATATATATGCCGATCTGATGGCGAATCGTAAGGGACATCTGCGCTCCTTTCTAGCACAGGAAATAGCCGCCGGTGCCTCGCATATCGCCCCTGTATTACGGGTAATGGGGCCCGAGATCATCAAGCTTTTGGAGCCGAAATTATGTGACCACCTAAACCGAGAAGAGCTTCCCTATCAGGATGTCGTCCGGTCGGTTGTCATCATGATGTCATCCATAGTCGCAACCTTTCTATTGGAACCGGCATTCCAAAATTTGTTGGACGTTTATGGCTTAGCCGTTAGAACACCCGAGTATAAGGCTCAGTTCACCGCCACCATTATGGGCGGTATCGAGCAGCATTATGCAGGAAAATCTCGTAAACTGGAGGAGAATTGATGAAAGCGAAACTCATCCGCTGGACGATGGAAAAGTCAAAGATTATCGTATTTTTCACTGTCGTGCTCAGCCTGTTTTTGGCCTCGGGCGTACGCTTTATTCATTTTGAGGATGATATTTTGAAAATGCTCCCGGATGATATGCCTTCTCGCATCGTCTGGGAAGAGGTGGAAGATCAATTTGGCGCCACCGAACCTCTCTTAGTGTCGTTGGGCGGTGATGGTCAGCTTTTCACTGCCGAGCGATTGGCGATGATCTGGGATATCACCCGCATGATTGAAGACGATCCCAAGGTCGATGAAGTGCTGAGCCTGGCAACCATTAACCGTATCGACAATGTGGACGGTTTCCTGGAGGTTGGCGATCTCATGTCGGACCGCGATCTTAACGCTGAGGACATCGCAAGCATGGTTTCCTACCTCGAGGCCAATAGCGAAATTGCCGATCGTCTCCTCTCCGCCAATAAGGATTATGCTATGATCGCCGTCTTGCCCCGGGCCGGAGCGACGGATCAAGACCTGGTGGCTGCGACTGACCATGCATTGGAAATTGTCCCCGAAAGTGTCCAAATCTCCCTTGCCGGCATGCCGTACATGAGGGGTATCCTCTCCGAAACAGTCCAAACGGAAGTCTTTGGTTTGATGCGCATTGGTCTGATCATACTGGCGCTCGTTCTACTGGTCAACCTGCGATCAGTAGCAGGCCTCGGCATGGTGCTGGCCGTTAACATTCTCTCGACCGCATCGATGGCTGGATTTCTAGGCTGGCTGTTTTATTTAACAGGAAGCGATCAGTTCAACTTTACGGTCCTCAACAGCTCCATGCCGATCATATTGCTGACCATTGCAACAGCAGATGGGGTCCACATCATCACCCGATTCTTTAGAGAGATGCGCGAACGTGACGATGCCTGCGAGGCTCTTAAGGTAACCATGAACGTTCTCATGCTGCCGGTATTTTTAACTTCGATTACAACGATTGCCGGCTTCATCTCCTTGGTTACTGCTCCCCTGCGAGTGATGACCGGCTATGGCGTCGCAATATCGTTTGGCATCGGCTGGGCGTGGATACTGTCTATCACCTTATTGCCAAGTCTGATCTCGATGAAAAAATGGCGCTTGTCTGCCAAGGCACTCGCCAGCGCGGGTGCGTTTGAAAAAATTATCCATCGCGTCGGCCAGTTGGTGTTGGATAGGCCGAAAGCCGTATTGGCTGGCGGCATGGCATTGATAATCGTCTCGCTGATAGGGGCAACAATGGTGATTGTTGAGGTCAACTTCTTGACATTCTTCAAGCCAGCATCACCTATCCGCCAGAGCATGGAATTTGTGGATGACAATTTTTCAGGAACGCTTAACCTGGCTATTGAAATTAGTGGCGACCTCAAAGAGCCGACAGTTCTCTCGCAAATGGAAGACATTCAGACTCACCTTGAGCAGGAACCATACGTCGGCAGCACGATCTCCATTGCAAACATTGTTCGCAAGCTGCACCGCACGA includes:
- a CDS encoding TetR/AcrR family transcriptional regulator, whose protein sequence is MARPKDSTRVKAAENRQKILESAMDTFAENGYEGASMRQIAYVAGVNTYMLYYHFEKKKTLFEQVLKSVTGQVFSELGKGIGDAEDLESAIGKVYDIYADLMANRKGHLRSFLAQEIAAGASHIAPVLRVMGPEIIKLLEPKLCDHLNREELPYQDVVRSVVIMMSSIVATFLLEPAFQNLLDVYGLAVRTPEYKAQFTATIMGGIEQHYAGKSRKLEEN
- a CDS encoding MMPL family transporter; translated protein: MKAKLIRWTMEKSKIIVFFTVVLSLFLASGVRFIHFEDDILKMLPDDMPSRIVWEEVEDQFGATEPLLVSLGGDGQLFTAERLAMIWDITRMIEDDPKVDEVLSLATINRIDNVDGFLEVGDLMSDRDLNAEDIASMVSYLEANSEIADRLLSANKDYAMIAVLPRAGATDQDLVAATDHALEIVPESVQISLAGMPYMRGILSETVQTEVFGLMRIGLIILALVLLVNLRSVAGLGMVLAVNILSTASMAGFLGWLFYLTGSDQFNFTVLNSSMPIILLTIATADGVHIITRFFREMRERDDACEALKVTMNVLMLPVFLTSITTIAGFISLVTAPLRVMTGYGVAISFGIGWAWILSITLLPSLISMKKWRLSAKALASAGAFEKIIHRVGQLVLDRPKAVLAGGMALIIVSLIGATMVIVEVNFLTFFKPASPIRQSMEFVDDNFSGTLNLAIEISGDLKEPTVLSQMEDIQTHLEQEPYVGSTISIANIVRKLHRTIMDDDPAFEIIPKTRDKVANLLTLYGMSGDPDDFSGFVDYEYSKGLVTATVKQNSTAQLLEMVDRINEYLAEIPTDDVTVRFTGFPVFVKDFVNVLIISSFRSLAVSLILVVLLSWFFFRSLRWGLLAVLPLGTAIILNFGLMGWIGLELNHVTALLTSIIIGVGVDFAVHFVAQYRYFLKQGMDRDMVSQATIDDVGYPIILNVAAVSFGFSALLFSQFVPMEYMGGLVIISMVSCALGTLTILATLTHLMRDKVTA